A single window of Pseudomonas lijiangensis DNA harbors:
- a CDS encoding class II fumarate hydratase, which produces MSNTRIERDSMGELQVPAEALYGAQTQRAVDNFPISQQRMPRQFIRALLLAKAAAAQANLELEQISEGQSKAIVSAVKELLAGDFMTHFPVDIYQTGSGTSTNMNANEVIATLATRVLGETVNANDHVNCGQSSNDIIPTTIHVSAALALHEQLLPALNHLVQVTEHKAVQVHAFVKTGRTHLMDAMPVRLSQVLNGWAQQIRANIEHLQGLQPSLQALAQGGTAVGTGINAHPEFAKRFSTHLSALSGVQFEPGKDLFALIGSQDTAVAVSGQLKATAVSLMKIANDLRWMNSGPLAGLGEIELQALQPGSSIMPGKVNPVIPEATAMVAAQVIGNDAAITVAGQSGNFELNVMLPIIAQNLLSSIELLANSSRLLADKAIASFKVNEAKLKEALSRNPILVTALNPIIGYQKAAEIAKKAYQQGRPIIDVALEHTDLQRSQLEVLLNPEKLTAGGI; this is translated from the coding sequence ATGAGTAATACCCGTATCGAACGCGACAGCATGGGTGAACTGCAAGTCCCGGCCGAGGCCTTGTATGGCGCACAGACTCAGCGTGCGGTGGATAACTTCCCGATCAGCCAGCAGCGCATGCCGAGGCAGTTCATTCGTGCCCTGTTACTGGCCAAGGCGGCCGCAGCCCAGGCGAACCTTGAGCTGGAGCAGATCAGCGAAGGGCAGAGCAAAGCCATCGTCAGCGCCGTGAAAGAGCTGCTGGCCGGTGATTTCATGACTCACTTCCCGGTGGATATCTACCAGACGGGGTCCGGCACCAGCACCAACATGAACGCCAACGAGGTGATTGCCACTCTGGCGACCCGCGTGCTGGGCGAAACGGTTAACGCGAACGATCATGTCAACTGTGGTCAGAGCAGCAACGACATCATTCCGACCACTATCCACGTCAGTGCTGCTCTGGCCTTGCATGAGCAACTGCTGCCGGCCCTGAATCATCTGGTTCAGGTCACCGAGCACAAGGCCGTGCAGGTTCACGCCTTCGTCAAGACCGGCCGGACCCACTTGATGGATGCCATGCCGGTTCGTCTGAGCCAGGTCCTCAATGGCTGGGCGCAGCAGATTCGCGCCAACATCGAGCACCTGCAAGGTCTGCAGCCAAGCCTGCAGGCCCTCGCTCAAGGCGGTACTGCCGTGGGCACCGGCATCAACGCGCATCCTGAATTCGCAAAGCGTTTCAGCACGCACCTGAGCGCGTTGAGTGGCGTGCAGTTCGAGCCCGGAAAGGATCTTTTCGCCCTGATCGGTTCCCAGGACACCGCCGTGGCGGTTTCCGGGCAGCTCAAGGCAACAGCCGTTTCCCTGATGAAAATCGCCAATGACCTGCGCTGGATGAACTCCGGCCCGCTGGCCGGGTTGGGCGAGATCGAGCTGCAAGCCTTGCAGCCGGGCTCCTCGATCATGCCGGGCAAGGTCAACCCTGTGATTCCCGAGGCGACGGCCATGGTTGCTGCGCAGGTCATCGGCAACGATGCGGCGATTACCGTGGCAGGGCAGTCCGGCAACTTCGAGCTGAACGTGATGCTGCCGATCATCGCCCAGAATCTGCTCAGTAGTATCGAATTACTGGCCAACTCCAGTCGTCTGCTGGCGGACAAGGCGATAGCCAGCTTCAAGGTCAACGAAGCCAAGCTCAAGGAAGCGCTGTCGCGTAATCCGATCCTGGTGACGGCGCTCAATCCGATCATCGGCTACCAGAAGGCTGCCGAAATCGCCAAGAAGGCTTACCAGCAAGGACGTCCGATCATCGATGTCGCCCTTGAACACACCGATTTGCAGCGCAGTCAGCTGGAAGTGCTGCTCAATCCCGAAAAACTCACTGCTGGCGGCATCTGA
- a CDS encoding FagA protein, producing MGSVLHELPYLENWRGLSLRIRCALEPDEPRLIDHYLAEGRYLARFTATPQMLIAETTFRLLMDTARDTVLPWHWRCLCLDQAWRPLRDVKALASTPARQQRWAACAHQLASCVLQPSISLTELVQGHSDE from the coding sequence ATGGGGTCTGTGTTACACGAGCTGCCTTACCTGGAAAACTGGCGCGGTCTGAGTCTGCGGATTCGCTGTGCCCTTGAGCCTGATGAACCGCGCCTCATCGATCATTACCTGGCCGAAGGGCGCTATCTGGCGCGTTTCACGGCTACGCCACAGATGCTTATCGCCGAAACCACTTTCCGCCTGCTGATGGACACCGCACGCGACACGGTCTTGCCGTGGCACTGGCGCTGCCTGTGTCTGGATCAGGCCTGGCGGCCGTTGCGCGACGTCAAGGCGCTGGCTTCCACACCCGCACGACAGCAACGCTGGGCAGCCTGCGCGCATCAACTGGCGTCCTGCGTTTTGCAGCCTTCGATTTCTCTCACTGAACTGGTGCAAGGACATTCCGATGAGTAA
- the pmbA gene encoding metalloprotease PmbA yields the protein MSATQSVGPQALPELQEQVEQIIAEARRQGASACEVAVSLEQGLSTSVRQREVETVEFNRDQGFGITLYLGQRKGSASTSASGADAIRETVAAALAIAKHTSEDESSGLADAALMARENKDFDLFHAWDITPEQAIEQALICEAAAFDADSRIKNADGTTLNTHQGCRVYGNSNGFVGGYASTRHSLSCVMIAEGEGQMQRDYWYDVNRIGTLLADPQSIGRKAAQRAASRLGARPVPTCEVPVLFSAEMAGGLFGSLLSAIAGGNLYRKSSFLEGTLGERLFPEWLTIDERPHLMRAMGSSAFDGDGLATYAKPFVENGTLVSYILSTYSGRKLGLPSTANAGGVHNLFVTHGSEDQAALIRRMGRGLLVTELMGSGLNIVTGDYSRGAAGFWVENGEIQFPVQEVTIAGNMREMFKQIVAIGSDLELRSNIRTGSVLIERMTVAGS from the coding sequence ATGAGTGCAACCCAAAGCGTCGGCCCTCAGGCCTTGCCCGAACTGCAGGAACAGGTCGAGCAGATCATTGCCGAAGCCCGGCGCCAGGGCGCCAGTGCCTGTGAAGTTGCCGTGTCGCTGGAGCAGGGGCTGTCGACATCCGTTCGTCAGCGCGAAGTGGAAACCGTAGAGTTCAACCGCGACCAGGGGTTTGGTATCACCTTGTACCTGGGACAGCGCAAAGGCTCGGCCAGCACCTCGGCCAGTGGCGCAGACGCGATTCGCGAAACCGTTGCTGCGGCATTGGCCATCGCCAAACATACCTCCGAGGACGAAAGCTCCGGTCTGGCTGATGCCGCGCTGATGGCCAGGGAGAACAAGGATTTCGATCTGTTCCATGCCTGGGACATCACTCCCGAGCAGGCTATTGAACAGGCCCTGATCTGCGAAGCCGCCGCGTTCGACGCCGACAGCCGTATCAAGAATGCCGATGGCACCACGCTCAATACCCATCAGGGTTGCCGGGTCTATGGCAACAGCAATGGTTTCGTCGGTGGTTACGCTTCGACACGTCACAGCCTCAGTTGCGTGATGATCGCCGAAGGTGAAGGCCAGATGCAGCGTGATTACTGGTACGACGTCAACCGTATCGGCACTCTGCTGGCAGATCCCCAGAGCATTGGTCGCAAGGCCGCGCAACGTGCCGCCAGTCGTCTGGGCGCGCGTCCGGTTCCGACCTGCGAGGTTCCGGTGCTGTTCTCGGCCGAGATGGCGGGCGGACTGTTCGGCAGCCTGTTGTCGGCCATTGCCGGCGGCAACCTGTACCGCAAGTCTTCCTTCCTGGAAGGCACTCTGGGTGAGCGGCTGTTCCCCGAGTGGCTGACCATCGATGAGCGTCCGCACCTGATGCGCGCCATGGGTAGTTCCGCTTTCGATGGCGATGGCCTGGCGACTTACGCCAAGCCATTCGTGGAAAACGGCACGCTGGTCTCCTACATCCTGAGCACCTATTCAGGCCGCAAACTGGGTCTGCCCAGCACGGCGAACGCCGGTGGCGTGCACAACCTGTTCGTCACTCATGGAAGCGAAGATCAGGCTGCACTGATCCGTCGCATGGGGCGCGGCCTGTTGGTCACCGAATTGATGGGCAGTGGCCTGAACATCGTGACCGGTGATTATTCCCGTGGCGCGGCGGGTTTCTGGGTCGAGAATGGCGAGATCCAGTTCCCGGTTCAGGAAGTGACCATTGCCGGCAATATGCGTGAAATGTTCAAGCAGATTGTCGCGATTGGCAGCGATCTTGAACTGCGCAGCAACATTCGCACAGGCTCGGTGCTGATCGAGCGCATGACTGTCGCGGGTAGCTAA
- the yjgA gene encoding ribosome biogenesis factor YjgA, with protein MVDSYDDSLDGEKSKSQVKRELHALVDLGERLTTFKPDVLAKLPLTDALRKALADAPKHTAHIARKRHIQFIGKLMRDQDQEAILELLDQLDASTRQYNERFHALERWRDRLISGNDDDLEKFVIDYPDADRQQLRSLIRQAQHEVARNKPPATSRKIFKYIRDLDEIQRGLR; from the coding sequence ATGGTTGATTCTTACGACGACTCCCTCGACGGGGAGAAAAGCAAAAGCCAAGTAAAACGCGAGCTGCATGCTCTGGTTGATCTTGGCGAGCGACTGACGACATTCAAACCCGATGTACTGGCCAAGCTGCCTCTGACCGACGCCTTGCGCAAGGCTCTGGCGGATGCGCCAAAGCACACCGCGCACATTGCCCGCAAGCGCCACATCCAGTTCATCGGCAAGCTGATGCGCGATCAGGACCAGGAAGCCATTCTGGAATTGCTGGACCAACTCGATGCCTCCACTCGCCAGTACAACGAACGCTTCCACGCTCTGGAGCGCTGGCGTGATCGCTTGATCTCGGGCAACGACGACGACCTGGAAAAGTTCGTCATCGACTACCCGGATGCTGACCGCCAGCAACTGCGCTCATTGATCCGTCAGGCTCAACACGAAGTTGCACGCAACAAACCGCCGGCCACCAGCCGCAAAATCTTCAAATACATCCGTGATCTGGACGAGATTCAACGCGGTCTGCGTTGA
- the tldD gene encoding metalloprotease TldD produces the protein MSGLSSVSEHLLAPGGLTLDSLQSVLGELAGPGIDAADLYFQGMISESWSLEDGIVKEGSFNLDQGVGVRAQSGEKTGFAYSNAITLEALNTAARAARSISRAGQNGRVQAFTSQDVARLYAPDNPLEVLTRAEKVELLKRVDVATRALDPRIQKVSVSMSGVWEQVLVAAADGTLASDVRPLVRFNVSVIVEQNGRRERGGHGGGGRTDYRYFLAEDRAMGYAREALRQALVNLEAIPAPAGTLPVVLGSGWSGVLLHEAVGHGLEGDFNRKGSSAYSGRIGEKVASSLCTIVDDGTLAERRGSLSVDDEGTPTECTTLIENGILKGYMQDKLNARLMGVARTGNGRRESYAHLPMPRMTNTYMLGGESDPQEIIASVKKGIYCANLGGGQVDITSGKFVFSTSEAYLIEDGKITAPVKGATLIGNGPEAMSRVSMVGNDMSLDSGVGVCGKDGQSVPVGVGQPTLKIDAITVGGTGG, from the coding sequence ATGAGTGGCTTGTCCTCTGTCAGCGAACATCTTCTGGCGCCCGGTGGCTTGACTCTGGACAGCCTGCAATCGGTTCTGGGCGAGCTGGCCGGCCCGGGAATCGATGCGGCTGACCTCTACTTTCAGGGGATGATTTCTGAGTCCTGGTCTCTTGAGGACGGCATCGTCAAGGAAGGCAGTTTCAACCTTGACCAGGGTGTCGGCGTGCGTGCGCAGTCGGGTGAGAAAACCGGTTTCGCCTACAGCAACGCGATCACTCTGGAGGCCTTGAACACGGCGGCCCGCGCCGCTCGCTCGATTTCCCGTGCAGGCCAGAATGGCCGGGTCCAGGCATTCACTTCTCAGGATGTGGCCCGGTTGTATGCGCCGGATAACCCGCTGGAAGTGCTGACCCGTGCCGAAAAGGTCGAACTGCTCAAGAGAGTCGATGTTGCCACCCGCGCTCTGGATCCGCGTATCCAGAAGGTGTCGGTGAGCATGTCCGGCGTCTGGGAGCAGGTTCTGGTGGCTGCCGCCGATGGCACGCTCGCCTCCGATGTGCGGCCGCTGGTGCGTTTCAATGTCAGCGTCATTGTCGAGCAGAACGGTCGTCGCGAGCGCGGCGGTCATGGCGGCGGCGGACGCACCGACTACCGTTATTTCCTCGCTGAAGACCGCGCCATGGGCTATGCCCGCGAGGCGCTGCGTCAGGCACTGGTCAACCTTGAAGCGATTCCGGCTCCGGCGGGCACCTTGCCTGTAGTGCTGGGTTCCGGTTGGTCCGGCGTACTGCTGCACGAGGCGGTCGGGCATGGCCTGGAAGGCGACTTCAACCGCAAGGGCAGTTCAGCCTACAGCGGACGGATTGGCGAAAAGGTCGCCTCCAGCCTTTGCACCATCGTCGATGATGGAACCCTGGCCGAGCGCCGCGGTTCGCTGAGCGTGGACGACGAAGGCACGCCGACCGAATGCACGACCCTGATCGAGAACGGCATTCTCAAGGGCTACATGCAGGACAAGCTCAATGCTCGTCTGATGGGCGTCGCCCGCACGGGCAACGGTCGTCGCGAATCCTATGCCCACCTGCCGATGCCGCGCATGACCAACACCTACATGCTGGGCGGCGAGAGTGATCCACAGGAAATCATCGCTTCGGTGAAGAAAGGTATTTATTGCGCCAACCTGGGCGGTGGTCAGGTCGACATCACCAGCGGCAAGTTCGTGTTTTCCACCAGCGAAGCCTACCTGATCGAGGACGGCAAGATCACCGCTCCGGTCAAGGGCGCGACCCTGATCGGCAACGGGCCGGAAGCCATGAGCCGAGTGTCGATGGTCGGCAACGACATGTCCCTCGACAGCGGTGTGGGCGTGTGTGGCAAGGATGGCCAGTCAGTACCGGTGGGTGTTGGTCAGCCGACTCTGAAGATCGATGCAATCACGGTCGGTGGCACTGGCGGGTGA
- a CDS encoding carbon-nitrogen hydrolase family protein yields MSFAVIQMVSQSDVQGNLAQARRLLEQAAENGARLAVLPENFAAMGRRDVADIGRAEARGQGPILPWLKLAARDLKLWIVAGTLPLPPDDQPEGKVTACSLLVDEQGEQVARYDKLHLFDVDVADNRGRYRESDDYAHGNNVVVADTPVGRLGLSVCYDLRFPELYTALREAGAELITAPSAFTAVTGAAHWDVLIRARAIETQCYLLAAAQGGTHPGPRETYGHAAIVDPWGRVLSLQEQGEAVLLAERDNEEQASIRARMPVSSHRRFFSQDAVRPASE; encoded by the coding sequence ATGTCTTTTGCCGTGATTCAGATGGTCAGCCAGAGCGACGTGCAGGGCAATCTTGCCCAGGCCCGCAGGCTGTTGGAGCAAGCTGCCGAAAACGGGGCGCGCCTTGCGGTGTTGCCCGAGAACTTTGCCGCCATGGGGCGTCGTGACGTTGCCGATATCGGCCGCGCCGAGGCCCGTGGACAAGGCCCGATCCTGCCATGGTTGAAACTGGCTGCCCGTGACCTCAAGTTATGGATTGTCGCTGGTACATTGCCACTGCCGCCCGATGACCAGCCCGAGGGCAAGGTCACGGCCTGTTCGTTGCTGGTGGACGAGCAGGGCGAGCAGGTGGCCCGCTATGACAAGCTGCACTTGTTCGATGTCGACGTCGCGGACAATCGCGGTCGCTATCGTGAGTCCGATGACTATGCTCATGGGAATAACGTGGTGGTTGCCGACACCCCTGTGGGCCGTTTGGGCCTGAGTGTCTGTTACGACCTGCGCTTCCCGGAGCTTTACACCGCCCTGCGCGAAGCCGGGGCTGAATTGATTACCGCGCCGTCGGCCTTCACGGCAGTGACCGGCGCGGCGCATTGGGACGTCCTGATCAGGGCGCGTGCCATCGAAACCCAGTGTTATCTGCTGGCGGCCGCCCAGGGTGGGACTCATCCGGGGCCTCGGGAAACTTACGGGCACGCGGCAATTGTCGATCCATGGGGTCGTGTGCTGAGTCTGCAGGAACAGGGTGAAGCCGTGCTGCTGGCTGAACGGGACAATGAAGAACAGGCGTCCATACGGGCGCGGATGCCGGTGTCCAGTCACCGGCGCTTTTTTTCGCAGGACGCCGTGCGGCCTGCTTCGGAGTGA
- a CDS encoding YhdP family protein, with the protein MERLSRFFSALTRWGLGLCALALILAALYVSLGRQLMPMVAEYRVDVETRASAALGMPLSIGSLEGSWSGFSPVLVAHDVMVGEGSSALRLDQVTVLPDIPGSLKARDVRIAHLEVGGLQVILKQDKDGAWAVQGLPVQDDAPLDPEKLLNQMQIVSRLSLLDSQVTLQPFDESPLTLTYVNFTLLTGSYHQRLDARMTLPDGQPLSLNLRSRIQASQWKDGEADLYLSLPQSDWAKWLPKALTREWKVSTLKTGGEFWLSWGKGTVQSGVARLNAPQIKTGYAERKPAVIDNLALNAWFQRSDTGFDLTLDSLAMSLGKDRWESRLKLTQTAATDGQEELWHVQADRLDLTPVTPLLDSVAPLPEGFRTALNNLKATGGLRNVLLDYRPQAVGDKRLSFAANLDKVGFNAYHGAPAAGNVSGAISGDLGQGELRLATDDFMLHLDPIFKNPWHYLKANARLTWKLDDQGFTLIAPYIKVLGQEGKIAADFLIRLHFNHDQEDYMDLRVGMVDGDGRYTGKYLPAVLSPELDKWLRTAVVGGAVNQGYFQYQGSLNHGSPDTARVISLFFDVHDATLDFQPGWPSLKGVDGQVYVENSGVRVKASKGQLLNTQVSKVMVNIPHVPAGQPSHLLVDGEFAGTVADGMKILQEAPIGTGKTFAGWQGEGPLKGKLKLDIPLAKGVEPKVAVDFSTEGARLKIADPVLELTQLKGDFRFDSAKGVSGKGIRAQVFDRPVTAEVFAEGKPGANVTRVAGSGQVALKKLTEWLGITQPLPVSGDLPYQLQLTLNEGDSSLLINSGLKGVTVDLPAPFGKAAEEERDSEFHMTLQGAERRFDAAYGGLANLAFATPAGKLAEGRGELFLGQGKAVIPDAKGLRIRGNLSELDVAPWQAIAQRYSGNDPGGSAKQLLSGVDLQVGKLTAMGTTLDQARVQLQRNPAAWALSLDSALVKGSATLPDSKSVPIGIDLLYVRLPAPDPNAAVVENPPDPLADVDPSKIPATDIRVAQLFQGDQLLGSWALKIRPSATGIRLSDMNLELKGMLLKGEGSWEGAPGTSSSWFKGQISGNNLADVLKAWGFAPTVTSESFEMDADGRWPGSPAWVGLKRFSGSLDATLRQGQFVEVEGGAQALRVFGLLNFNSIGRRLRLDFSDLLGKGLSYDRVKGLLVASDGVYVTRKPITLTGPSSNLELNGTLDMVRDRVDAKLLVTLPVTNNLPIAALIVGAPAIGGALFLVDKLLGDRVARFASVQYKVEGPWKEPKITFDKPFEKPQ; encoded by the coding sequence ATGGAGCGTCTGTCCCGTTTCTTTTCCGCCCTGACTCGCTGGGGGCTGGGTCTTTGCGCGCTGGCGCTGATTCTGGCTGCCTTGTATGTAAGTCTCGGGCGTCAGTTGATGCCCATGGTCGCCGAGTACCGGGTCGATGTGGAGACTCGTGCCAGTGCAGCCCTTGGCATGCCGTTGAGCATCGGCAGTCTGGAAGGAAGCTGGAGCGGTTTTTCTCCGGTGCTGGTTGCCCATGATGTGATGGTGGGCGAGGGCTCCAGTGCCTTGCGTCTCGATCAGGTCACGGTGTTGCCCGATATCCCGGGCAGCCTGAAAGCCCGTGACGTGCGTATTGCCCATCTTGAGGTCGGCGGTCTGCAGGTCATTCTCAAGCAGGACAAGGACGGAGCCTGGGCAGTCCAGGGCCTGCCCGTACAGGACGACGCCCCTCTCGATCCCGAGAAGCTGCTCAACCAGATGCAGATCGTGTCGCGCCTGTCGCTGCTCGACAGCCAGGTGACGTTGCAGCCTTTCGACGAATCGCCGCTGACCCTTACCTATGTCAACTTCACTCTGCTCACCGGCAGCTATCATCAGCGCCTCGATGCGCGCATGACCCTTCCTGACGGCCAGCCGCTGAGCCTGAACCTGCGCTCGCGAATCCAGGCCAGCCAGTGGAAGGACGGCGAAGCCGATCTGTACCTGAGCCTGCCCCAGAGCGACTGGGCCAAGTGGCTGCCGAAGGCTCTCACCCGTGAATGGAAGGTTTCCACCCTCAAGACCGGTGGCGAGTTCTGGCTGAGCTGGGGCAAGGGGACTGTTCAAAGCGGTGTCGCACGCCTCAATGCACCCCAGATCAAGACAGGCTATGCCGAGCGCAAGCCCGCCGTCATCGACAATCTGGCCCTCAATGCCTGGTTTCAGCGCAGCGATACAGGTTTTGACCTGACGCTGGATTCTCTGGCCATGAGTCTGGGCAAGGATCGCTGGGAAAGCCGTTTGAAGCTGACCCAGACAGCTGCCACCGATGGTCAGGAAGAACTCTGGCATGTGCAGGCCGACAGGCTGGACCTGACACCGGTCACGCCGCTGCTCGATTCCGTCGCGCCGTTGCCGGAAGGTTTTCGCACGGCGCTCAACAATCTCAAGGCCACCGGTGGCTTGCGCAATGTGCTGCTCGATTACCGGCCTCAGGCGGTGGGCGACAAGCGTCTGAGCTTTGCTGCCAATCTGGACAAGGTGGGTTTCAATGCCTATCACGGCGCTCCGGCAGCCGGAAACGTCAGTGGCGCCATCAGCGGTGATCTGGGGCAGGGCGAACTGCGTCTGGCCACCGATGACTTCATGCTGCACCTGGACCCGATCTTCAAGAACCCCTGGCATTACCTGAAAGCCAACGCACGCCTGACCTGGAAGCTGGACGATCAGGGTTTCACCCTCATCGCACCGTATATCAAGGTGTTGGGGCAAGAGGGCAAGATTGCAGCCGACTTCCTGATCCGTCTGCATTTCAACCACGATCAGGAAGACTACATGGACCTGCGGGTCGGCATGGTCGATGGCGACGGCCGCTATACCGGCAAGTACCTGCCCGCCGTGCTGAGCCCGGAGCTGGACAAGTGGTTGCGCACGGCGGTAGTGGGCGGTGCGGTCAATCAGGGTTATTTCCAGTATCAGGGTTCGCTGAACCATGGCTCGCCGGATACGGCCCGGGTCATCAGCCTGTTTTTCGATGTGCATGACGCCACTCTGGACTTCCAGCCGGGCTGGCCATCGCTCAAGGGCGTCGATGGTCAGGTCTATGTGGAAAACAGCGGCGTGAGGGTCAAGGCCAGTAAAGGGCAATTGCTCAATACCCAGGTCAGCAAAGTCATGGTGAACATTCCCCATGTCCCGGCCGGGCAGCCGAGTCATCTGCTGGTGGATGGCGAGTTTGCCGGCACTGTGGCCGACGGTATGAAGATTCTCCAGGAAGCGCCCATCGGCACCGGCAAGACCTTTGCGGGCTGGCAGGGCGAAGGGCCGCTCAAGGGCAAGCTGAAGCTGGATATCCCGCTGGCCAAGGGAGTTGAGCCCAAGGTCGCGGTGGATTTCAGTACTGAAGGCGCACGCCTGAAGATTGCCGATCCGGTGCTGGAGCTTACCCAGCTCAAAGGCGATTTCCGCTTCGACAGTGCCAAGGGTGTAAGCGGCAAGGGGATTCGTGCCCAGGTGTTTGATCGCCCGGTGACGGCCGAAGTCTTTGCCGAAGGCAAACCTGGCGCCAACGTGACGCGTGTCGCTGGCAGCGGGCAGGTGGCACTGAAAAAACTCACCGAATGGCTGGGCATCACCCAGCCGTTGCCGGTCTCGGGCGACTTGCCTTATCAACTGCAACTGACCCTCAACGAGGGCGACAGCTCGTTGCTCATCAATTCCGGGCTCAAGGGCGTGACGGTCGATCTGCCGGCACCGTTCGGCAAGGCCGCCGAAGAAGAGCGTGACAGTGAGTTTCACATGACGCTGCAGGGAGCCGAGCGGCGCTTCGATGCAGCTTATGGCGGGTTGGCGAATCTGGCTTTTGCCACCCCGGCTGGCAAGCTTGCCGAAGGGCGTGGTGAGCTGTTTCTGGGGCAGGGTAAGGCTGTGATTCCCGATGCCAAGGGCTTGCGCATACGCGGCAACCTGTCGGAACTGGATGTGGCGCCCTGGCAAGCCATTGCACAGCGCTATTCGGGTAACGATCCTGGCGGCAGCGCCAAACAGTTGCTCAGTGGCGTGGACCTGCAGGTCGGCAAGCTGACGGCAATGGGCACGACTCTGGATCAGGCCCGTGTACAGTTGCAGCGTAATCCCGCTGCCTGGGCGCTTTCTCTGGACAGCGCTCTGGTCAAGGGCTCGGCCACGTTGCCCGACAGCAAATCCGTGCCCATTGGCATCGATCTGCTTTATGTGCGCCTGCCGGCTCCTGATCCAAACGCCGCCGTGGTCGAAAATCCGCCTGATCCACTGGCCGATGTTGATCCAAGCAAGATTCCCGCGACGGATATCAGGGTTGCCCAGTTGTTCCAGGGTGATCAATTGCTGGGGAGCTGGGCCTTGAAGATCAGGCCTTCGGCGACTGGCATTCGCCTGTCCGACATGAACCTTGAGCTCAAGGGCATGCTGCTCAAGGGCGAAGGCAGTTGGGAAGGCGCGCCCGGCACGAGCAGCAGTTGGTTCAAGGGTCAGATCAGCGGCAACAATCTGGCTGACGTCCTCAAGGCCTGGGGTTTTGCGCCCACGGTCACCAGCGAAAGTTTCGAGATGGACGCCGATGGCCGCTGGCCGGGCTCGCCTGCCTGGGTCGGGCTCAAGCGTTTCTCCGGTAGCCTGGACGCCACATTGCGTCAGGGCCAGTTCGTTGAAGTGGAAGGCGGCGCTCAGGCCTTGCGCGTCTTCGGTTTGCTGAACTTCAACTCCATTGGCCGTCGTCTGCGCCTGGACTTCTCCGACCTGCTGGGCAAGGGCCTGAGTTACGATCGGGTCAAAGGCTTGCTGGTGGCCAGTGACGGTGTGTACGTCACGCGCAAGCCCATTACCCTGACGGGGCCGTCGAGCAACCTTGAACTCAACGGCACGCTGGACATGGTGCGTGACCGGGTCGATGCCAAGCTGCTGGTGACCTTGCCGGTGACCAACAACCTGCCGATTGCCGCGCTGATTGTCGGTGCTCCGGCCATTGGTGGTGCGCTGTTTCTGGTGGACAAGTTGCTGGGCGATCGCGTTGCGCGTTTTGCCAGCGTGCAGTACAAGGTCGAAGGGCCATGGAAAGAACCGAAGATCACGTTCGACAAGCCTTTTGAAAAACCTCAATAG